A portion of the Nitratidesulfovibrio termitidis HI1 genome contains these proteins:
- a CDS encoding DUF1786 domain-containing protein translates to MNIPNFHPAPQARNSFAPAQTASTQTPAGAAPGPGSILCLDIGSGTQDVLLTMPGLNPENWPRFVLPTPARRVARRIAELTAEGRHIWLHGENMGGGFFGSVKAHVAAGLRMAAHPEAALALHDNPERVRAFGVDIADSCPAGFAPVRLADYEPGFWRALLDTCGLPQPHLVVAAAQDHGHHPQGSNTVGRFELWRDFLSNSADGQSGDGQAGANPASLIYDVPPPQFTRLATLQRAIGGGPVADTGAAAVLGALALPEVQARSAREGVLVVNAGNSHTIAFLVFRQRVWGVYEHHTGMLTTESLLHDLNEFRLCWLPDEQVRAAGGHGSAFAPDIPPETEGFRPAFVLGPRREMLRGHGQFIAPHGDMMLAGCHGLLHGLELRGGA, encoded by the coding sequence ATGAACATACCCAACTTTCACCCCGCCCCACAGGCCCGGAACAGTTTCGCCCCCGCCCAGACCGCGTCCACTCAGACCCCAGCCGGCGCAGCCCCCGGCCCCGGCAGCATCCTGTGCCTGGACATCGGCAGCGGCACCCAGGACGTGCTGCTGACCATGCCCGGCCTGAACCCGGAAAACTGGCCGCGTTTCGTGCTGCCCACGCCCGCCCGCCGGGTGGCCAGGCGCATCGCCGAGCTTACCGCCGAGGGCCGTCACATCTGGCTGCACGGCGAGAACATGGGCGGCGGGTTCTTCGGCTCTGTGAAGGCCCACGTGGCCGCCGGGCTGCGCATGGCCGCCCACCCGGAAGCCGCCCTGGCCCTGCACGACAACCCGGAGCGGGTGCGCGCCTTTGGCGTGGACATTGCCGATTCCTGCCCTGCCGGGTTCGCCCCGGTACGTCTGGCCGATTACGAACCCGGCTTCTGGCGCGCCCTTCTGGATACCTGCGGCCTGCCGCAGCCGCATCTGGTGGTGGCCGCCGCGCAGGATCACGGGCACCATCCGCAGGGGTCCAACACCGTGGGCCGCTTCGAGCTGTGGCGCGACTTTCTCAGCAACTCCGCCGACGGACAGTCCGGTGACGGCCAGGCAGGCGCCAACCCGGCCAGCCTGATCTACGACGTACCGCCCCCCCAGTTCACCCGCCTGGCCACCCTGCAGCGGGCCATCGGCGGCGGTCCCGTGGCCGATACCGGCGCAGCCGCCGTACTGGGCGCGCTGGCCCTGCCCGAAGTGCAGGCCCGCAGTGCCCGCGAAGGGGTGCTGGTGGTCAACGCGGGCAACAGCCACACCATCGCCTTTCTGGTGTTCCGCCAGCGGGTATGGGGCGTGTACGAGCACCACACCGGCATGCTGACCACCGAAAGCCTGCTGCACGACCTGAACGAATTCCGCCTGTGCTGGCTGCCCGACGAACAGGTGCGGGCCGCCGGGGGCCACGGCAGCGCTTTTGCCCCGGACATCCCGCCGGAGACGGAGGGCTTTCGCCCCGCCTTCGTGCTGGGGCCCCGCCGCGAAATGCTGCGCGGGCACGGCCAGTTCATTGCCCCGCACGGCGACATGATGCTGGCGGGCTGTCACGGGTTGCTGCACGGCCTGGAACTGCGCGGCGGCGCATAG
- a CDS encoding phenylacetate--CoA ligase family protein — MEFFDIAETWSREAITAAQIVRLRNTVEQAMKSPFYGQRLKEAGVTPGSIRSLDDVRRIPLTSKDDLRAQYPGGLICVPKSELVRMHASSGTTGTPTVVYHTQADLNSWADLMARCMHMVGIRREDVFQNMAGYGLFTGGLGIHYGAERLGCLTIPAGAGNTRRQVKLVRDFKTTVAHIIPSYALYLGAALRDEGEDPAALPLRIALIGAEPHTEEARRRIEDMLGLKAYNSYGLSEMNGPGVAFECVHQNGLHVWEDAYIAEIIDPVTGEAVPDGEVGELVMTTLCRQGMPVLRYRTRDLTRFLPGECPCGRVHRRLDRILGRADDMLIVKGVNIYPMQVEQVLMGFPEVGQNYLIVLERDDFRDVLRVKVEIRDEYFEEDMRKLHGLRERITRRIHDEILVTPKVDLVQHNSLPKSEGKAQRVQDLRERPAL; from the coding sequence ATGGAATTCTTCGACATCGCCGAAACCTGGAGCCGCGAGGCCATCACCGCCGCCCAGATCGTCCGCCTGCGCAACACCGTGGAGCAGGCCATGAAGTCGCCCTTCTACGGCCAGCGGCTGAAGGAGGCGGGCGTTACTCCCGGCTCCATCCGGTCGCTGGACGATGTGCGGCGCATCCCGCTTACCAGCAAGGACGACCTGCGCGCCCAGTACCCCGGCGGCCTGATCTGCGTGCCCAAGTCGGAACTGGTGCGCATGCACGCCTCCAGCGGCACCACCGGCACCCCCACCGTGGTCTATCACACCCAGGCCGACCTCAATTCCTGGGCCGACCTGATGGCCCGCTGCATGCACATGGTGGGCATCCGCCGCGAGGACGTGTTCCAGAACATGGCCGGGTACGGCCTGTTCACCGGCGGCCTCGGCATCCACTACGGCGCAGAGCGCCTGGGCTGCCTGACCATCCCCGCCGGGGCGGGCAACACCCGTCGCCAGGTCAAGCTGGTGCGCGACTTCAAGACCACCGTGGCCCACATCATCCCCTCGTATGCGCTGTATCTGGGCGCCGCCCTGCGTGACGAGGGCGAAGACCCCGCCGCCCTGCCCCTGCGCATCGCCCTCATCGGCGCAGAACCCCACACCGAGGAAGCCCGCCGCCGCATCGAGGACATGCTGGGCCTGAAGGCCTACAACTCCTACGGCCTGTCCGAGATGAACGGGCCCGGCGTGGCCTTCGAGTGCGTGCACCAGAACGGCCTGCACGTATGGGAAGACGCCTACATCGCCGAAATCATCGACCCCGTCACCGGAGAAGCCGTGCCCGACGGCGAGGTGGGCGAACTGGTCATGACCACCCTGTGCCGCCAGGGCATGCCCGTGCTGCGCTACCGCACCCGCGACCTGACCCGGTTCCTGCCCGGCGAATGTCCCTGCGGCCGCGTGCACCGCAGGCTCGACCGCATCCTGGGCCGCGCTGACGACATGCTCATCGTCAAGGGCGTGAACATCTACCCCATGCAGGTGGAGCAGGTGCTCATGGGCTTTCCCGAAGTGGGCCAGAACTACCTCATCGTGCTGGAGCGCGACGACTTCCGCGACGTGCTGCGCGTGAAGGTGGAAATCCGCGACGAATACTTCGAGGAAGACATGCGCAAGCTGCACGGCCTGCGCGAACGCATTACCCGCCGCATCCACGACGAAATCCTGGTCACCCCCAAGGTGGACCTGGTCCAGCACAACAGCCTGCCCAAAAGCGAAGGCAAGGCCCAGCGCGTGCAGGACCTGCGCGAACGCCCCGCGTTGTAA
- a CDS encoding DUF456 domain-containing protein: MDYILATLCIIVLFGMIGLNVFGLPGNWLAVGVLALWKLLAPAAPGMDTWFFVTVIGAAAVGEVLEFGVQLLGGKRYGSTGRGNLGGILGAIAGAILGAPFLFGLGALPGALAGAWFGCYLAELSHGRPRDAARQAAWGAFVGKFLGLSLKFAAGAVVAVMGSGQVWPA; this comes from the coding sequence ATGGACTACATTCTCGCCACCCTGTGCATCATCGTGCTGTTCGGCATGATCGGCCTCAACGTGTTCGGGCTGCCGGGCAACTGGCTGGCCGTGGGCGTACTGGCGCTGTGGAAGCTGCTGGCTCCCGCCGCGCCGGGCATGGACACGTGGTTTTTCGTCACGGTCATCGGAGCGGCCGCCGTGGGCGAGGTGCTGGAATTCGGCGTGCAGCTGCTGGGCGGCAAGCGGTACGGCTCCACCGGTCGGGGCAACCTGGGTGGCATTCTGGGGGCCATCGCCGGGGCCATTCTGGGGGCACCCTTCCTGTTCGGCCTGGGCGCGCTGCCCGGCGCGCTGGCCGGGGCGTGGTTCGGCTGCTACCTTGCGGAACTGAGCCACGGTCGCCCGCGCGATGCGGCCCGGCAGGCCGCCTGGGGCGCGTTCGTCGGCAAGTTTCTGGGGCTGTCGCTCAAGTTCGCCGCCGGGGCCGTGGTTGCGGTCATGGGCTCGGGGCAGGTCTGGCCCGCGTAG
- a CDS encoding RNA methyltransferase, with the protein MLHNLTVVLVKTRFPENVGMVARACANMGARDIVLVDPERWSEDAGDPAKAVPLATPKGQDILSGVRVVATLAEAVADCAVVFGTTARTGGWRRELLSPERAAAEACPVLAGGDRVAVVFGPEDRGLTNDEIEHCHRLLTIPTAPEASSLNLAQAVLVVLYECLKGASAHPFRPGPAPDSRLANHAELELLHDTLRDTLLAIDYLRADNPDYFMMPVRRFLGRTRLRRHEFDLVMGVCRQVKRMATLAHTHLATKGPALDDTGATS; encoded by the coding sequence ATGCTGCACAACCTGACGGTGGTACTGGTAAAGACCCGGTTTCCGGAAAACGTGGGCATGGTGGCCCGGGCGTGCGCCAACATGGGCGCGCGCGACATCGTGCTGGTGGACCCGGAACGCTGGAGCGAAGACGCAGGCGACCCGGCCAAGGCGGTGCCGCTGGCCACGCCCAAGGGGCAGGACATCCTGTCCGGGGTGCGCGTGGTGGCCACGCTGGCCGAGGCGGTGGCCGACTGCGCGGTGGTGTTCGGCACCACGGCGCGCACGGGCGGCTGGCGGCGCGAACTGCTTTCGCCGGAGCGCGCGGCGGCAGAGGCCTGCCCGGTGCTGGCCGGGGGCGACCGGGTAGCCGTGGTGTTCGGCCCGGAAGACCGGGGGCTGACCAATGACGAAATCGAACACTGCCACCGCCTGCTGACCATCCCCACTGCGCCGGAGGCCTCGTCGCTGAACCTGGCCCAGGCGGTGCTGGTGGTGCTGTACGAATGCCTGAAGGGCGCATCGGCGCATCCCTTCCGCCCCGGTCCGGCCCCGGATTCGCGCCTGGCCAACCATGCGGAACTGGAACTGCTGCACGACACCCTGCGCGACACCCTGCTGGCCATCGACTACCTGCGCGCCGACAATCCGGACTACTTCATGATGCCGGTCCGCCGCTTTCTGGGCCGCACCCGGTTGCGCCGCCACGAATTCGACCTGGTCATGGGCGTGTGCCGCCAGGTGAAGCGCATGGCCACCCTGGCCCACACGCACCTCGCCACGAAAGGCCCCGCCCTGGACGATACCGGCGCCACGAGCTGA
- a CDS encoding methyl-accepting chemotaxis protein, with amino-acid sequence MRLDTLRITTKMYSGVIVVVLCTIVFLSGLVAWRTQGTLDRLGHDNLAGFMDTMCDVAAMQDRIGGEALHNSLEALATSLLGQGELHVSMSNAATHTVADQTTGATSSVAVPDFELSSDGMPLPFSPNALVERHKRTVGSDATLFSLLPGKLLRVATTITDAQGKRAIDTYISDSSPVYKAIAAGNDYTGRATVMGKAFRTHYRPIKDAYGKIVGALFVGEPLLSESFRTLFGQAKVGGRGYTFIFTPDGTRVLHPTRTGTNIQQDAYGRQMMETRNGFLEWEYQGHKVGYVRYFEPWDMYLAVAMTRDEMLQGADTDMLRWTAGGGVAALALAVLFVWLLVRELMKPMGQLAAYARTVAAGDFSATMRYAARDAVGDTIAAVNAMVAEMKNKLGFTQGVLNGMTMPFAISAPDEKVLFTNDALVHLLERPGTPGDWEGKQLDRFVYGRDVDDMATRRCLKNGSAECNLSVDLTTETGKTVHAQVDVAPLYDLDGTLIGAFTIYADVTDLRTQQTRTEAQHAAITRVAEQADAIARQVATAADELATQVQDANGGADRQRARASETATAMEQMNASMLEVAHNASQAAANAEGARAKADEGEHLVADVVQAITGVRDLAVDLRSNMEGLGRQAEDIGRVMQVIEDIADQTNLLALNAAIEAARAGDAGRGFAVVADEVRKLAEKTMGATREVGQAIASIQSGARDNVQATAAAVEAVMRSTELTEKSGGALKEIVAMVDQTADQVRSIATASEEQSAASEQISRSTEEVNMIAQDTAQIMSRSATAVNDLAGLAGDLRRLTAEMRA; translated from the coding sequence ATGCGGCTAGACACACTCAGGATTACCACCAAGATGTATTCCGGAGTCATCGTGGTGGTGTTGTGCACCATCGTGTTTCTGTCCGGCCTGGTGGCCTGGCGCACCCAGGGCACGCTGGACAGGCTGGGGCACGACAATCTTGCCGGGTTCATGGACACCATGTGCGACGTGGCCGCCATGCAGGACCGCATTGGCGGCGAAGCCCTGCACAACAGCCTGGAAGCGCTGGCCACCTCGTTGCTGGGCCAGGGCGAACTGCACGTCAGCATGTCCAACGCCGCCACGCATACGGTGGCGGACCAGACCACCGGGGCCACATCCAGCGTAGCCGTGCCGGACTTCGAACTGAGCAGTGACGGCATGCCCCTGCCCTTCTCTCCCAACGCGCTGGTCGAGCGGCACAAGCGCACCGTGGGTTCGGACGCCACGCTGTTCTCGCTGCTGCCCGGCAAGTTGCTGCGCGTGGCCACCACCATCACCGATGCCCAGGGCAAGCGCGCCATCGACACCTACATTTCCGATTCCAGCCCGGTGTACAAGGCCATTGCCGCAGGCAACGACTACACGGGCCGGGCCACGGTGATGGGCAAGGCCTTCCGCACCCATTACCGCCCCATAAAGGACGCCTACGGCAAGATCGTCGGCGCGCTGTTCGTGGGCGAGCCCCTGCTTTCCGAATCCTTCCGCACCTTGTTCGGCCAGGCCAAGGTGGGTGGGCGCGGCTACACCTTCATTTTCACCCCGGACGGCACCCGCGTGCTGCACCCCACCCGCACCGGCACCAACATTCAGCAGGACGCCTACGGCAGGCAGATGATGGAAACCCGCAACGGGTTCCTGGAATGGGAATACCAGGGCCACAAGGTGGGCTACGTGCGCTATTTCGAGCCGTGGGACATGTATCTGGCCGTGGCCATGACCCGCGACGAGATGTTGCAGGGTGCGGATACCGACATGCTGCGCTGGACGGCGGGCGGCGGCGTGGCCGCGCTGGCGCTGGCGGTGCTGTTCGTGTGGCTGCTGGTGCGCGAACTGATGAAACCCATGGGGCAGCTGGCCGCCTATGCCCGCACCGTGGCGGCGGGCGATTTCTCGGCCACCATGCGCTACGCGGCGCGCGACGCCGTGGGCGACACCATTGCCGCCGTCAACGCCATGGTTGCGGAAATGAAGAACAAGCTCGGCTTCACCCAGGGCGTCCTGAACGGCATGACCATGCCCTTTGCCATCAGCGCGCCGGACGAGAAGGTGCTGTTCACCAATGACGCGCTGGTGCACCTGCTGGAGCGGCCCGGCACCCCCGGGGACTGGGAGGGCAAGCAGCTGGACCGCTTCGTGTACGGCCGCGACGTTGACGACATGGCCACCCGCCGCTGCCTGAAGAACGGCAGCGCCGAATGCAACCTGAGCGTGGACCTGACCACGGAGACCGGCAAGACAGTGCACGCCCAGGTGGACGTGGCCCCGCTGTACGACCTTGACGGCACGCTCATCGGGGCTTTCACCATTTACGCCGACGTCACCGACCTGCGCACCCAGCAGACCCGCACCGAGGCCCAGCACGCCGCCATCACCCGCGTGGCGGAACAGGCCGACGCCATAGCCCGCCAGGTGGCCACCGCCGCGGACGAACTGGCTACCCAGGTGCAGGACGCCAACGGCGGCGCCGACAGGCAGCGCGCCCGCGCCTCAGAGACGGCCACCGCCATGGAACAGATGAACGCCAGCATGCTGGAAGTGGCCCACAATGCCTCGCAGGCGGCGGCCAATGCCGAGGGCGCACGGGCCAAGGCCGACGAGGGCGAACACCTGGTGGCCGACGTGGTGCAGGCCATCACCGGGGTGCGCGATCTGGCCGTGGACCTGCGTTCCAACATGGAAGGGCTGGGTCGCCAGGCCGAGGACATCGGCCGGGTGATGCAGGTCATCGAGGACATCGCCGACCAGACAAACCTGCTGGCGCTGAACGCCGCCATCGAGGCGGCCCGCGCCGGTGACGCCGGGCGCGGATTTGCCGTGGTGGCCGACGAGGTACGCAAGCTGGCCGAAAAGACCATGGGCGCCACCCGCGAGGTGGGCCAGGCCATCGCCTCCATCCAGTCCGGCGCGCGCGACAACGTGCAGGCCACGGCTGCCGCAGTGGAGGCGGTGATGCGTTCCACCGAGCTCACCGAAAAATCCGGCGGTGCCCTGAAGGAAATCGTGGCCATGGTGGACCAGACCGCCGACCAGGTACGCTCCATCGCCACTGCGTCGGAAGAACAGTCCGCCGCCAGCGAACAGATCAGCCGGTCCACCGAAGAGGTGAACATGATCGCGCAGGACACCGCGCAGATCATGTCCCGCTCGGCCACGGCAGTGAACGATCTCGCCGGGCTGGCGGGCGACCTGCGCCGCCTGACCGCCGAAATGCGCGCCTGA
- a CDS encoding arsenate reductase ArsC — translation MHAVRVLFLCVHNSARSQMAEAFLRKHGGEAFLAESAGLEPGPLNPLAVQAMQEVGIDISNATARSVFELFRQGRMYDHVVTVCAEGESQCPLFPGAVRRHHWPFDDPAALVGDEEQRMKAARIIRDAIEARVKEFVASLPPTPHSQA, via the coding sequence ATGCATGCCGTCCGAGTCCTGTTCCTTTGCGTGCACAATTCCGCCCGCAGCCAGATGGCCGAAGCCTTTCTGCGCAAGCACGGGGGCGAGGCCTTTCTGGCGGAAAGCGCGGGGCTGGAACCCGGCCCCCTCAATCCGCTGGCCGTGCAGGCCATGCAGGAAGTGGGCATCGACATCTCGAACGCCACGGCCCGCTCGGTGTTCGAGCTGTTTCGCCAAGGCCGCATGTACGACCATGTGGTCACCGTGTGTGCAGAGGGTGAATCGCAGTGCCCCCTGTTTCCCGGCGCAGTACGCCGCCATCACTGGCCCTTTGACGACCCTGCCGCGCTCGTCGGTGATGAAGAGCAGCGCATGAAGGCCGCCCGCATCATACGCGACGCCATCGAAGCGCGGGTGAAGGAATTCGTGGCATCGCTGCCCCCCACGCCTCATTCCCAGGCCTGA
- a CDS encoding HD domain-containing phosphohydrolase: MAENSASTGTPDRDRPAGRSRLLWFGIVVLGVTVAAATVGAYWNISDARHKLEADIAQRQSVLTLARVESVTLWLDSMTEQGARLINADLFRLFASEVNQLEGDVGLLLNKPGQGPGQGPGQGPGQGPGQDAGSTQPGKSGGKPDAPQGDDDISQLAAQLPLMRNLLREFVTYSDFVSGRIVNTRAQTYISTDATPVPLNEDQQAAIRTVLETGRMLFSHARSTQTGLVLDLFMPILPPQFEAATGARPVAVLMLSKIISGKVGEFLAASPLVEKGQVSRLVQRTPHGFEEIAPSAQEGLKNVPAPAFAETGDLPFMRRASVDSGTQVYSTGRKVPNLEWWTVEEIPADLALARLAERERTVVGLAVLCTLLLVVMLASLWWWLVGREQREIARDFKALFEVIDDQKQLLDGINSAMTHPVSLTDDQSVFQYVNRAFARAVGRSLEELLGMDMQAVFGFDTARRITAPDAQVLMGGDPATVNEVVYLQSRKRHFQIVKAPLFGPDGRQVRGVVSVFHDITELVEAQERNRRVVQQTIDALVRAIEQTDPYLAGHSRLMGIAASLTARAMGLGERDVATVEAAANLSQVGKMFVPRDILNKPGKLTAQEKQEMERHVEYARDVLSSIEFDLPVLPAIIQMNERQDGKGYPEGLSGEQISAHARILAVSNAFCAMLRPRSYRPALPLEKVLDALESQTDSYDVNVVHALRDMLDTPAGERLLGQIGGAATNGSNGEA, encoded by the coding sequence ATGGCAGAGAACAGCGCATCGACAGGCACGCCGGACCGCGACAGACCAGCCGGCCGCTCGCGGCTTCTGTGGTTCGGCATCGTGGTGCTTGGGGTTACCGTGGCAGCCGCCACGGTGGGCGCCTACTGGAACATCTCCGACGCACGGCACAAGCTGGAGGCGGACATTGCCCAGCGCCAGTCCGTGCTCACGCTGGCCCGCGTGGAATCCGTGACCTTGTGGCTGGATTCCATGACCGAACAGGGCGCACGGCTGATCAATGCCGACCTGTTCCGGCTGTTCGCTTCGGAAGTGAATCAGCTGGAAGGCGACGTGGGCCTGCTGCTGAATAAGCCAGGTCAGGGGCCAGGTCAGGGGCCAGGTCAGGGGCCAGGTCAGGGGCCAGGTCAGGACGCGGGCAGCACCCAGCCCGGCAAGAGCGGCGGCAAGCCGGACGCCCCCCAGGGTGATGACGACATCTCGCAACTGGCCGCGCAACTGCCGCTGATGCGCAATCTGTTGCGCGAGTTCGTGACCTATTCCGACTTCGTGTCCGGGCGTATCGTGAACACCCGCGCCCAGACCTACATTTCCACCGACGCCACCCCCGTGCCGTTGAACGAAGACCAGCAGGCCGCCATCCGCACCGTGCTGGAAACGGGCAGGATGCTCTTCTCGCACGCCCGCTCCACCCAGACCGGGCTGGTGCTGGACCTGTTCATGCCCATCCTGCCGCCCCAGTTCGAGGCGGCCACCGGCGCGCGGCCCGTGGCGGTGCTGATGCTGTCCAAGATCATCTCCGGCAAGGTGGGCGAGTTTCTGGCTGCCTCGCCGCTGGTGGAGAAGGGGCAGGTGTCGCGTCTGGTGCAGCGCACTCCGCACGGTTTCGAGGAAATCGCCCCTTCGGCCCAGGAAGGGCTGAAGAACGTGCCCGCGCCCGCCTTTGCCGAAACCGGCGACCTGCCCTTCATGCGGCGCGCATCCGTGGACAGCGGCACCCAAGTGTACTCCACCGGGCGCAAGGTGCCCAACCTCGAATGGTGGACCGTGGAGGAAATTCCCGCCGATCTCGCACTGGCCCGCCTGGCCGAGCGCGAGCGCACCGTGGTGGGGCTGGCCGTGCTGTGCACCCTGTTGCTGGTGGTCATGCTGGCCTCGCTGTGGTGGTGGCTGGTGGGGCGCGAGCAGCGGGAGATCGCCCGTGACTTCAAGGCGCTGTTTGAGGTCATCGACGACCAGAAGCAGCTTCTCGACGGCATCAACTCGGCCATGACGCACCCCGTCTCGCTTACCGACGACCAGAGCGTGTTCCAGTACGTCAACCGGGCCTTTGCCCGTGCCGTGGGGCGCAGCCTCGAAGAACTGCTGGGCATGGACATGCAGGCGGTGTTCGGCTTCGACACCGCGCGGCGCATCACCGCGCCCGACGCCCAGGTGCTCATGGGCGGCGACCCGGCCACGGTGAACGAGGTGGTGTACCTGCAATCGCGCAAGCGGCACTTCCAGATCGTCAAGGCCCCGCTGTTCGGCCCCGACGGCAGGCAGGTGCGCGGCGTGGTTTCGGTGTTCCACGACATCACCGAACTGGTCGAGGCGCAGGAACGCAACCGCCGGGTGGTGCAGCAGACCATCGACGCGCTGGTGCGGGCCATCGAGCAGACCGACCCGTATCTGGCGGGCCATTCGCGGCTGATGGGCATTGCGGCCAGCCTGACCGCGCGGGCCATGGGCCTTGGCGAGCGCGACGTGGCCACGGTGGAAGCGGCGGCCAACCTCTCGCAGGTGGGCAAGATGTTCGTGCCGCGCGACATCCTGAACAAGCCCGGCAAGCTCACGGCGCAGGAAAAGCAGGAGATGGAGCGCCACGTGGAATACGCGCGCGACGTGCTGTCCTCCATCGAATTCGATCTGCCGGTACTGCCCGCCATCATCCAGATGAACGAACGGCAGGACGGCAAGGGCTATCCGGAGGGCCTTTCCGGCGAGCAGATATCCGCCCACGCCCGCATCCTGGCCGTGTCCAACGCCTTCTGCGCCATGCTGCGGCCCCGTTCGTACCGTCCGGCCCTGCCGCTGGAAAAGGTGCTGGACGCCCTGGAAAGCCAGACCGACAGCTACGACGTGAACGTGGTGCACGCCCTGCGCGATATGCTGGACACCCCGGCGGGCGAGCGCCTGCTGGGCCAGATTGGCGGTGCGGCCACCAACGGAAGCAACGGCGAGGCTTAG
- a CDS encoding transglutaminase-like cysteine peptidase, whose amino-acid sequence MQAKNEDTAARAGAPVTPEVPATREVRGAVTEATRDAVEPARDGARADTAVQATRIVADTPDRPDRPDVADVADVADVAEVGDRPDELPLTPKVDGADAADGKGTPPVAVDTADTAETAETADTETAETAPVGLPDAPLVAQAEQARQARQAGQARQAGQAGQAGQAGQAAESAQAAEPRQGTSSASRGIRLFNTIEFRGPLKNLPKWDRVLNVDRKTPGLIPERALGGRNALWGALKAEWRDLSTMDKLRNVNSLFNQWPYRLDSEVWGVVDYWAAPIEFLRKSGDCEDYAITKYFALKQLGVPASDMRIVILLDSIRRLAHAILVVYTGGDAYVLDNLSNVVLSHKRYGHYVPQYSINEQYRWAHIPTRGGPGTRRMQ is encoded by the coding sequence ATGCAGGCGAAGAATGAGGATACCGCCGCACGCGCCGGTGCGCCCGTTACTCCCGAGGTGCCCGCCACTCGTGAGGTGCGCGGTGCGGTGACAGAGGCCACCCGGGATGCCGTCGAACCGGCACGGGACGGAGCCCGTGCGGACACGGCCGTACAGGCAACGCGCATTGTTGCCGATACGCCCGACAGGCCCGACAGGCCCGATGTGGCGGATGTGGCCGATGTGGCGGATGTGGCCGAAGTGGGGGACAGGCCCGACGAGCTTCCGCTAACCCCGAAGGTGGACGGAGCCGATGCCGCCGACGGAAAGGGAACGCCCCCGGTGGCTGTGGACACGGCGGACACGGCGGAAACGGCGGAAACGGCGGACACGGAGACTGCGGAAACGGCTCCGGTGGGTCTGCCCGATGCGCCCCTGGTGGCCCAGGCGGAACAGGCCAGACAAGCCAGACAGGCCGGGCAGGCGAGACAGGCGGGACAGGCGGGACAGGCCGGACAGGCCGGACAGGCGGCAGAATCCGCCCAGGCCGCCGAACCCCGGCAGGGCACATCGTCGGCGTCGCGCGGCATCCGGCTGTTCAACACCATAGAATTCCGGGGGCCGCTGAAGAATCTGCCCAAGTGGGACCGGGTGCTGAACGTGGACCGCAAGACGCCGGGGCTGATTCCGGAACGGGCACTGGGCGGGCGCAACGCCCTGTGGGGCGCCCTGAAGGCCGAATGGCGTGACCTGTCCACCATGGACAAGCTGCGCAACGTGAATTCCCTGTTCAACCAGTGGCCCTACCGGCTGGACAGCGAAGTATGGGGCGTGGTGGACTACTGGGCGGCGCCCATCGAGTTCCTGCGCAAGTCGGGTGACTGCGAAGACTACGCCATAACCAAGTATTTCGCCCTGAAGCAGCTTGGCGTGCCCGCTTCGGACATGCGCATCGTCATTCTGCTGGATTCCATCCGCCGGTTGGCCCATGCCATTCTGGTGGTATACACGGGTGGCGACGCCTACGTGCTGGACAACCTGTCCAACGTGGTGCTGTCGCACAAGCGTTACGGGCACTACGTGCCGCAGTACTCCATAAACGAACAATACCGGTGGGCGCATATTCCGACCAGAGGTGGCCCGGGCACCCGAAGAATGCAGTAG